In one window of Deltaproteobacteria bacterium DNA:
- a CDS encoding HlyC/CorC family transporter produces MIVQVAVIVSIALVVSFFCSLAEAALYSIPVSRIESLRNSGRASGRALAKLRDNIERPIAAILILNTLSHTTGASVAGALVGNAYGNTALGIFTAAFSFVLLWITEIIPKTIGVYYANTFAPLLAGPMQVMVWILWPFVWASELTIRFLKPRGPDMNHSEEDILSVARLGLRSGSIIPEELLWVANILKINDTNCKTLMTPRSVVFSVRSDLKMSDVKNDAVSWAYSRIPVTEANDLDRTVGVVMRRHVMEAIVRGEWEKTIADLMRPAHFVPESMRGHIVLQEFIDERQHLFMVVDEHGGVEGIVTLEDVLEAMLGQQIVDEFDRYTNMKELAKLKGRHRRKELKVS; encoded by the coding sequence ATGATCGTCCAGGTCGCTGTCATCGTCTCGATCGCCTTGGTCGTTTCCTTCTTCTGCTCGCTGGCGGAGGCCGCGCTCTATTCGATTCCCGTCAGCCGGATCGAGAGCCTGCGCAATTCCGGACGGGCCAGCGGGCGGGCACTTGCGAAACTTCGTGACAATATCGAGAGGCCGATCGCGGCGATTCTGATTCTCAATACGCTGTCGCACACCACCGGCGCGTCGGTAGCCGGTGCGCTGGTCGGCAACGCATACGGCAATACGGCGCTTGGGATTTTCACGGCAGCGTTCTCTTTCGTGCTCCTCTGGATCACGGAGATCATCCCGAAAACGATCGGCGTTTACTACGCGAACACGTTCGCGCCCCTGCTGGCCGGACCGATGCAGGTCATGGTCTGGATTCTGTGGCCGTTTGTGTGGGCTTCGGAGTTGACGATTCGCTTCCTCAAGCCGAGAGGACCGGACATGAACCACAGTGAGGAGGACATTCTCTCGGTTGCGCGACTCGGACTGCGTTCCGGGTCGATCATCCCGGAAGAACTCCTGTGGGTCGCAAACATCCTGAAGATCAACGACACGAACTGCAAGACGCTCATGACACCGCGCAGCGTGGTGTTTTCCGTGAGGTCCGATCTGAAGATGTCGGACGTGAAGAACGACGCGGTGAGCTGGGCGTACAGCCGAATTCCGGTGACCGAGGCGAACGACCTCGACCGTACCGTGGGCGTCGTCATGCGTCGCCACGTCATGGAAGCGATCGTGCGCGGCGAGTGGGAGAAGACGATTGCAGACCTGATGCGTCCCGCGCATTTCGTGCCCGAGTCCATGCGCGGTCACATCGTGCTGCAGGAGTTCATCGACGAGCGCCAGCACTTGTTCATGGTGGTGGACGAGCACGGCGGCGTCGAGGGGATCGTGACCCTTGAGGATGTGCTCGAGGCGATGCTCGGACAGCAGATCGTGGACGAGTTCGATCGTTACACGAACATGAAGGAACTGGCGAAGCTCAAGGGGCGTCACCGCCGCAAGGAACTGAAAGTCTCGTAG